A single window of Agromyces aureus DNA harbors:
- a CDS encoding sensor histidine kinase yields MTRDVRTRPREAHGHRVGLLAWRPRLTIRTRLTLAFTTLLAIAGISMVIVVTLFMRTVPTYVAIDNAMLPAAAADEMTFAGQPTLPPEYLDANGVEIAPVQTTSPISGALVAATVAPGERFATTTTATDAGIASKAATISLRSPLDILNTSLFVSAIVLAVLLVAGALLAWLISGRLLRPLQAINRAAKLAGTASFDHRVGLDGPRDEVRDLSDTFDDMLERLDGAFRSHQRFAANASHELRTPLAATQTMLEVTLADPDAGVEELREVSRRVLEMNRRNTETVEALLDLAEIGRRPIRPKAVDLTRLVDDAVADAALEIAARALTVQVEASEAIARGDEVLLRQAISNLVRNAVRHNRDHGTITIRVARAVRTVSLSIENTGAPLTAARVHEFTEPFARGSGRTASTSESVRGHGLGLAIVSSVVDAHHGSLELAPREGGGLVVDLTLPAASNREGSRRSGESASD; encoded by the coding sequence ATGACGCGCGACGTGCGCACCCGCCCGCGCGAGGCGCACGGTCATCGCGTCGGCCTGCTCGCCTGGCGCCCTCGCCTCACCATCCGGACGCGCCTCACGCTCGCGTTCACGACGCTGCTCGCGATCGCGGGCATCTCGATGGTGATCGTCGTGACCCTGTTCATGCGCACGGTGCCCACCTACGTGGCGATCGACAATGCGATGCTTCCCGCCGCCGCGGCCGACGAGATGACGTTCGCCGGGCAGCCCACGCTTCCACCGGAGTATCTCGACGCCAACGGCGTCGAGATCGCCCCGGTGCAGACCACGTCGCCGATCTCGGGGGCGCTCGTTGCGGCCACGGTGGCGCCCGGTGAGCGCTTCGCCACCACGACCACCGCCACCGATGCCGGCATTGCGAGCAAGGCAGCGACGATCTCGCTCCGCTCGCCCCTCGACATCCTGAACACCTCGCTCTTCGTCTCGGCGATCGTGCTCGCCGTGCTGCTGGTGGCGGGCGCGCTGCTCGCCTGGCTCATCTCCGGCAGACTCCTGCGCCCGCTGCAGGCGATCAATCGCGCGGCCAAGCTCGCGGGCACCGCCTCGTTCGACCACCGCGTCGGGCTCGACGGCCCCCGCGACGAGGTGCGCGACCTCTCCGACACGTTCGACGACATGCTCGAGCGGCTCGACGGCGCATTCCGCTCGCATCAGCGGTTCGCGGCGAACGCATCGCACGAACTCCGCACGCCGTTGGCGGCGACGCAGACCATGCTCGAGGTGACCCTGGCCGACCCCGACGCCGGCGTCGAGGAGCTGCGGGAGGTCTCGCGCCGCGTCCTCGAGATGAACCGGCGCAATACCGAGACCGTCGAGGCGCTGCTCGATCTCGCCGAGATCGGCCGGCGTCCGATCCGGCCCAAGGCGGTCGACCTCACCCGCCTCGTCGACGATGCGGTGGCCGACGCCGCCCTCGAGATCGCCGCGCGTGCGCTCACCGTGCAGGTCGAGGCATCCGAGGCCATCGCGCGCGGCGACGAGGTGCTGCTGCGCCAGGCGATCTCGAACCTCGTGCGGAACGCCGTGCGCCACAACCGCGACCACGGGACGATCACGATCCGCGTTGCACGAGCGGTCCGCACGGTCAGCCTCTCCATCGAGAACACCGGTGCGCCGCTCACCGCTGCCAGGGTGCACGAGTTCACCGAACCGTTCGCCAGGGGCTCCGGCCGCACCGCGTCGACGTCCGAGAGCGTCAGGGGCCACGGGCTCGGGCTGGCGATCGTCTCGAGCGTGGTGGACGCGCATCACGGATCGCTCGAACTCGCCCCGCGCGAAGGCGGCGGGCTCGTGGTCGACCTCACCCTGCCTGCGGCGTCGAACCGCGAGGGCTCACGACGCTCGGGCGAGAGCGCCTCCGACTGA
- a CDS encoding alkaline phosphatase family protein: protein MFENRSFDNLLGYLYAESGPPPGQQYAGFNEGLPSNPDHEGRQIAVHPYTGSTDEIMSSPRPDPGEDYPHVNTQLFGTVRPSGNAHQQVAKMKKPFNAPVDDGSPTMDGFVKDYLNNFVAEEGRSPKAQEAEVAMGAFAPDMLPVLTALARGFAVFDHWHCAVPGPTFCNRSFFHASTSHGFVTNHDNGGYKKWHDKKVASPTIFNRLEDAGIPWAVYYDDSQLVSMTGFIHKPVLEQFWKTRFFPMSTFYQACSDGTLPAYAFIEPRMIYDHNDMHPPVGTTDTKDVDGKDVAGGAISDVRAGEALLHRIYTAVRDGGTAEGSNAVNTTLLVTFDEHGGTFDHVVPPSATPPDDSGPGEMGFEFDRLGLRVPAIAISAYAAASSVVNSAAHHGTVISTLCGKYQLESLTARDAGAPTLDDALTLATPRQPSTWPATLPQYIPRNPESDPVPAGQDDRPLSPPGRGLMGMLAAYVGSEGDLPKTFRQAHDFLEQHGRGLFGPGS from the coding sequence ATGTTCGAGAACCGTTCGTTCGACAACCTGCTCGGGTACCTCTACGCCGAGTCGGGCCCGCCGCCGGGCCAGCAGTATGCCGGATTCAATGAAGGGCTGCCGTCCAACCCCGATCACGAAGGCCGGCAGATCGCCGTGCACCCGTACACCGGATCGACCGACGAGATCATGTCGAGCCCGCGGCCCGACCCGGGCGAGGACTACCCGCACGTCAACACGCAGCTCTTCGGCACGGTCAGGCCTTCGGGCAATGCCCACCAGCAGGTCGCCAAGATGAAGAAGCCGTTCAACGCACCCGTCGACGACGGTTCCCCCACGATGGACGGATTCGTGAAGGACTACCTGAACAACTTCGTCGCCGAAGAGGGTCGCTCGCCCAAGGCGCAGGAGGCGGAGGTCGCGATGGGCGCGTTCGCCCCCGACATGCTGCCGGTGCTGACGGCCCTCGCGCGCGGCTTCGCGGTGTTCGACCACTGGCACTGCGCCGTGCCGGGACCCACGTTCTGCAATCGCTCGTTCTTCCATGCCTCGACCTCCCACGGGTTCGTGACGAATCACGACAACGGCGGCTACAAGAAGTGGCATGACAAGAAGGTCGCATCGCCCACGATCTTCAACCGGCTCGAGGACGCCGGCATCCCGTGGGCCGTCTACTACGACGACTCGCAGCTGGTGTCGATGACGGGCTTCATCCACAAGCCGGTGCTCGAGCAGTTCTGGAAGACCCGATTCTTCCCGATGAGCACGTTCTACCAGGCCTGCTCCGACGGCACGCTGCCGGCGTACGCCTTCATCGAACCCCGCATGATCTACGACCACAACGACATGCATCCGCCGGTGGGCACCACCGATACGAAGGACGTCGACGGCAAGGATGTCGCTGGTGGGGCGATCTCCGATGTCCGTGCCGGCGAGGCACTGCTGCATCGCATCTACACGGCGGTGCGCGACGGCGGCACCGCCGAGGGGTCGAACGCGGTGAACACGACGCTCCTCGTGACCTTCGACGAGCACGGCGGCACGTTCGATCACGTGGTCCCTCCCAGCGCGACCCCGCCCGACGACAGCGGGCCGGGCGAGATGGGCTTCGAGTTCGACCGGCTCGGCCTGCGCGTGCCGGCCATCGCCATCTCCGCGTACGCCGCGGCGAGCTCGGTCGTGAACTCCGCCGCCCACCACGGCACCGTGATCAGCACGCTGTGCGGCAAGTACCAGCTCGAATCGCTCACGGCGAGGGACGCCGGTGCGCCGACCCTCGACGACGCCCTCACCCTCGCGACCCCGCGGCAGCCGTCCACCTGGCCGGCCACCCTGCCGCAGTACATCCCGCGCAACCCCGAGTCGGACCCCGTGCCGGCAGGCCAGGACGACCGCCCGCTGAGCCCGCCCGGTCGAGGTCTCATGGGCATGCTCGCCGCGTACGTCGGCAGCGAAGGCGACCTGCCGAAGACGTTCCGCCAGGCCCACGACTTCCTCGAGCAGCACGGGCGCGGGCTCTTCGGGCCCGGCAGCTGA
- a CDS encoding endonuclease/exonuclease/phosphatase family protein yields the protein MTVLAPLESPASGPSSPRPIRRRRVGLARVTAVLGMALVLLLTLHTMVPDVAGLGLIVDTALPWFGLAVPLLLVGALVARSRAAIAAAVLAALVWSVMFVPSIVPLSWTAAPASDARLTVASQNVEAGSGTAADSAAALAGTGAEVVALQEMDAESRADAGAVLDEVYPYRYGVGTVGVWSVFPIENAQMLDLGLGWKRGLAADLETPSGPVSIYVVHAASARPTGHDERDAMLANLADHLERDENERVIAVGDFNAGSSDRALAGITAKLSEANQSGGGFGFTWPATAPVVRLDHVFQRGMDVVSSKSVTAGGSDHLAVIATLNLE from the coding sequence ATGACCGTGCTCGCACCGCTGGAGTCGCCCGCGAGCGGGCCCTCGTCGCCGCGTCCGATTCGGCGCCGCCGGGTCGGGCTCGCCCGGGTCACCGCAGTGCTGGGCATGGCACTCGTGCTCCTGCTGACGTTGCACACGATGGTTCCGGATGTCGCGGGCCTCGGTCTCATCGTCGACACCGCGCTGCCGTGGTTCGGGCTCGCGGTGCCACTGCTGCTCGTCGGTGCGCTCGTCGCGAGGAGCCGGGCGGCGATCGCCGCGGCCGTGCTCGCCGCGCTCGTCTGGAGTGTCATGTTCGTGCCGTCGATCGTGCCGCTGTCGTGGACGGCGGCTCCCGCGTCCGACGCTCGCCTGACCGTGGCGAGCCAGAACGTCGAGGCGGGTTCCGGCACCGCCGCCGACTCGGCTGCGGCGCTGGCCGGCACCGGTGCTGAGGTGGTCGCGCTGCAGGAGATGGACGCCGAGTCCCGTGCGGACGCCGGAGCGGTGCTCGACGAGGTATACCCCTACCGCTACGGCGTCGGGACGGTCGGCGTCTGGAGCGTCTTCCCGATCGAGAACGCCCAGATGCTCGACCTCGGGCTCGGCTGGAAGCGCGGGCTGGCCGCCGACCTCGAGACGCCGAGCGGGCCCGTGAGCATCTACGTCGTGCATGCGGCATCCGCCCGCCCGACCGGGCACGACGAACGCGACGCGATGCTCGCGAACCTCGCCGATCACCTCGAGCGCGACGAGAACGAGCGGGTCATCGCCGTCGGCGACTTCAACGCCGGGTCGTCGGACCGAGCCCTCGCCGGCATCACCGCGAAGCTGTCGGAGGCGAATCAGAGCGGAGGCGGGTTCGGATTCACATGGCCGGCCACTGCGCCGGTGGTGCGCCTCGACCACGTGTTCCAGCGCGGCATGGACGTCGTGTCGAGCAAATCCGTGACGGCAGGGGGCAGCGATCACCTCGCCGTGATCGCAACGCTGAACCTCGAGTAG
- a CDS encoding SDR family NAD(P)-dependent oxidoreductase → MSASSPHEQTLAVVVGGGGEIGRAIAGRLSARYRIALIDRDEARLRSASAVLPGDTLVAQADAADEGRVRAALAGLDAAERCSTLVIAVGTTEGGSLTDIDAQAWSRVVDSNLAAVFQSLRAGVESFLAQGTGGAICVIGSVHASAPIPGYPAYAAAKAGVLALARQAAAEYGHHGIRVNVVTPGWTRTAHTDGRLAEGDAGALLDATPLRRLAEPDDIAAAVEFLLGDGARAITGAEIVVDGGASLLGGMSVLRAAPRSLLGLDGPPGR, encoded by the coding sequence ATGTCAGCGAGCTCTCCGCACGAGCAGACGCTCGCCGTGGTCGTCGGCGGTGGCGGTGAGATCGGTCGGGCCATCGCCGGCCGGCTCTCCGCCCGATACCGGATCGCCCTCATCGATCGAGACGAGGCGCGCCTCCGGTCGGCATCCGCGGTCCTTCCGGGCGACACCCTTGTCGCCCAGGCGGATGCCGCGGATGAAGGACGCGTCCGGGCGGCACTCGCCGGGCTCGATGCCGCGGAGCGATGCTCGACGCTGGTGATCGCGGTCGGCACCACGGAGGGTGGTTCGCTGACGGACATCGACGCGCAGGCATGGTCGCGCGTGGTCGACTCGAACCTCGCCGCGGTCTTCCAGAGCCTCCGTGCCGGTGTGGAGAGTTTCCTCGCCCAGGGAACGGGCGGTGCGATCTGCGTCATCGGGTCGGTGCACGCGTCGGCCCCCATTCCCGGCTACCCGGCATACGCGGCGGCCAAGGCGGGGGTGCTCGCCCTCGCCCGACAGGCCGCCGCGGAATACGGACACCACGGCATCAGGGTGAACGTCGTCACCCCCGGCTGGACCCGCACCGCTCACACCGACGGCCGCCTCGCGGAGGGGGACGCCGGAGCGCTGCTCGATGCAACCCCGCTCCGTCGGCTCGCCGAACCCGACGACATCGCCGCCGCGGTCGAATTCCTGCTGGGCGATGGAGCCCGTGCCATCACGGGCGCGGAGATCGTGGTCGACGGCGGCGCGTCCCTGTTGGGGGGTATGAGCGTCCTCCGCGCCGCGCCGCGCTCGTTGCTCGGACTCGACGGCCCACCGGGTCGTTGA
- a CDS encoding mandelate racemase/muconate lactonizing enzyme family protein: MSIPDTLDISIPADAGALRIASIEAIPLFAPFARLSPNGEVPSWLLQPAASHRTLERRGQYSTLIRVRTEDGVEGVGECYGLPAPKVTAQIVRDIIAPLLIGEDAAATDHLWSRVFSSMSGGGQVRGYFLEAMSGVDVALWDLKGKALGKPVHSLLGGPHRSRVDVYASPVPMLDDPAHSADYARSFTEQGFTALKLKLGRGRAVDLAHARAVREAIGDDRQLLVDLNCAYTADRAVDVVRGLVDLGITWIEEPVAVDDVDGYRRIRESMPVSLVNGETLFTRWDLRPFLVGGAVDVVMPNLARAGGITEARKLAALCETFHVDIAPHGVGSAVGLAAALQLSAAIPNFRIYEYNRLPNPLRDALTVEPFDFDGPTLAVPTAPGLGIELDWDAVDAFRAE, from the coding sequence ATGAGCATTCCCGACACCCTCGACATCTCGATCCCGGCCGATGCCGGCGCACTCCGGATCGCCTCGATCGAAGCGATTCCGCTGTTCGCCCCATTCGCGCGGCTCTCCCCGAACGGCGAGGTGCCCTCGTGGCTCCTGCAGCCCGCCGCGAGCCACCGTACGCTCGAGCGACGGGGCCAGTACTCCACGCTCATCCGCGTACGCACCGAGGACGGTGTCGAGGGTGTCGGCGAATGCTACGGTCTGCCCGCGCCCAAGGTGACGGCGCAGATCGTGCGCGACATCATCGCCCCGCTCCTCATCGGCGAGGATGCCGCGGCCACCGACCATCTCTGGTCGCGGGTGTTCTCCTCGATGAGCGGCGGCGGCCAGGTCCGCGGGTACTTCCTCGAGGCGATGAGCGGCGTCGACGTCGCCCTCTGGGACCTCAAGGGCAAGGCTCTCGGCAAGCCGGTGCACTCCCTCCTGGGCGGCCCGCATCGCTCCCGCGTCGACGTCTATGCCAGCCCGGTGCCGATGCTCGACGACCCGGCGCACTCCGCGGACTACGCTCGATCCTTCACCGAGCAGGGGTTCACCGCGCTCAAACTGAAGCTCGGTCGCGGGCGAGCCGTGGATCTCGCGCACGCCCGAGCGGTTCGCGAGGCCATCGGCGACGACCGCCAGTTGCTCGTCGACCTGAACTGCGCCTACACGGCGGACCGTGCCGTGGACGTCGTACGCGGACTGGTCGACCTCGGCATCACCTGGATCGAGGAGCCCGTCGCGGTCGACGACGTCGACGGCTACCGTCGCATCCGGGAATCCATGCCCGTCTCGCTGGTCAATGGCGAGACGCTCTTCACCAGGTGGGATCTCCGGCCGTTCCTCGTGGGCGGCGCCGTCGACGTGGTGATGCCGAACCTGGCACGCGCCGGGGGGATCACCGAGGCGCGGAAGCTCGCGGCCCTCTGCGAGACGTTCCACGTCGACATCGCGCCACACGGTGTGGGCTCGGCCGTCGGGCTCGCGGCCGCCCTCCAGCTGTCCGCGGCGATCCCCAACTTCCGGATCTACGAGTACAACCGGCTGCCCAACCCCCTCCGCGACGCGCTCACGGTCGAGCCCTTCGATTTCGACGGTCCGACCCTCGCCGTGCCGACCGCGCCCGGTCTCGGCATCGAGCTGGACTGGGACGCCGTCGACGCGTTCCGTGCCGAGTAG
- a CDS encoding sugar ABC transporter substrate-binding protein produces MPDIHRRTAARGRARLTAIGVGLVAALALTACAGSPSAAPSSPDALEDFTFTSWNYGEEAQKALIEQEVAGFTDGKGIEAELVSYPFAEYRNQLLLRSRDGSTTGAAQLDIADIQSLARLGVLEDLGSYVDAGGYTDAALANGKVGDTQYGLPWYTGSIGLISNTALLEQAGITETPQTVDEFEDALKAVKGLGGDVVPYALATKPETIKDFIPWFRTFGSKIVDGEEISVNDKGAVEALTWIKSLVDDGLVSLNVGRPEARTLYSQGKAAFFDDANQVRGTISSQATDPTLLDHTLPVSRPVVKAGDEPQALAWGGLLVVFKEGPANTASQFASFLSSDVDTALNRFEQIGSVPTTTKALEDPIFADDAYATTWQEQITTGASPNPLWAFPEYAQMEAKLAEQIQAALIGSKSPKDALDDANAAMQELVK; encoded by the coding sequence ATGCCCGACATTCACCGCCGAACCGCCGCCCGCGGGCGCGCCCGGCTCACCGCGATCGGCGTCGGCCTCGTCGCCGCCCTCGCCCTCACCGCATGCGCCGGCAGCCCCAGCGCTGCACCCAGTAGCCCCGATGCGCTCGAGGACTTCACCTTCACCAGCTGGAACTACGGCGAAGAGGCGCAGAAGGCGCTCATCGAGCAGGAGGTCGCCGGATTCACCGACGGCAAGGGCATCGAGGCCGAACTGGTCTCGTACCCGTTCGCCGAGTACCGCAACCAGCTGCTGCTCCGCTCCCGTGACGGGTCGACCACCGGCGCGGCCCAGCTCGACATCGCCGACATCCAGTCGCTCGCCCGTCTCGGGGTGCTCGAGGATCTCGGCTCCTACGTCGACGCTGGCGGATACACCGACGCCGCGCTCGCGAACGGCAAGGTCGGCGACACGCAGTACGGGCTGCCCTGGTACACCGGCTCCATCGGACTCATCTCGAACACCGCGCTGCTCGAGCAGGCCGGCATCACCGAGACTCCGCAGACCGTCGACGAGTTCGAGGACGCGCTGAAGGCCGTCAAGGGCCTCGGCGGCGACGTCGTGCCCTACGCGCTTGCGACGAAGCCCGAGACCATCAAGGACTTCATCCCGTGGTTCCGCACGTTCGGGTCGAAGATCGTCGACGGTGAGGAGATCTCCGTCAACGACAAGGGTGCCGTCGAGGCGCTCACCTGGATCAAGTCGCTCGTCGATGACGGGCTCGTCAGCCTGAACGTCGGCCGGCCGGAGGCTCGCACGCTCTACAGCCAGGGCAAGGCGGCCTTCTTCGACGACGCGAACCAGGTTCGCGGAACCATCTCGTCGCAGGCGACCGACCCGACGCTGCTCGACCACACCCTCCCGGTCTCCCGACCGGTGGTGAAGGCCGGCGACGAACCGCAGGCGCTCGCCTGGGGCGGGCTGCTCGTCGTGTTCAAGGAGGGACCGGCGAACACCGCTTCGCAGTTCGCGTCGTTCCTCTCCTCCGACGTCGACACTGCGCTGAACCGCTTCGAGCAGATCGGATCCGTGCCGACCACGACGAAGGCGCTCGAGGACCCCATCTTCGCCGATGACGCCTACGCCACGACCTGGCAGGAGCAGATCACCACCGGCGCTTCGCCGAACCCGCTCTGGGCGTTCCCCGAGTACGCGCAGATGGAGGCGAAGCTCGCCGAGCAGATCCAGGCCGCGCTCATCGGATCGAAGAGCCCGAAGGACGCGCTGGACGACGCCAACGCCGCGATGCAGGAACTGGTCAAGTAA
- a CDS encoding carbohydrate ABC transporter permease: MTHTAPAVTAARTARPTRRRTSPTGESRPVRWGRWIALTLVSLFALLPIYWMVLTSLRSPSDVFTFPPNFLPTNITFDAFQTIFADGRLLHYLGNSLLVASVTAVGSVFVGMYCAYSFSKFRYRGRRSFMFLLLVSQLFPQILLLITIYGLFSAMGLLDSYLALIISFTTFTLPLCVWMMKGIFDNIPDEIIEAAKVDGAGQGVIIHRILLPLIAPGMIAAGLFAFIRGWNDFVFALTLSGEATRTLPPGLVNTYLSEFSNRWPELMAASLVASIPVILIFLALQRYFVAGLSSGAIKG, from the coding sequence GTGACACACACGGCACCCGCGGTCACGGCGGCTCGCACGGCGCGACCGACCAGACGTCGCACGAGTCCGACCGGCGAATCCCGGCCGGTCAGATGGGGACGCTGGATCGCCCTGACCCTCGTCAGCCTGTTCGCGCTGCTCCCCATCTACTGGATGGTGCTCACGAGCCTGCGTTCGCCGTCGGACGTCTTCACGTTCCCGCCGAACTTCCTCCCGACGAACATCACGTTCGACGCCTTCCAGACGATCTTCGCCGACGGCCGCCTCCTGCACTATCTCGGGAACAGCCTCCTGGTCGCGTCGGTCACCGCCGTCGGCAGCGTCTTCGTGGGCATGTACTGCGCGTACTCGTTCTCGAAGTTCCGGTATCGAGGACGTCGTTCGTTCATGTTCCTGCTGCTGGTGTCGCAGCTGTTCCCCCAGATCCTGCTGCTGATCACCATCTACGGACTGTTCAGCGCGATGGGCCTGCTCGACTCGTACCTCGCGCTCATCATCTCGTTCACGACCTTCACCCTGCCGCTCTGCGTCTGGATGATGAAGGGGATCTTCGACAACATCCCCGACGAGATCATCGAAGCCGCGAAGGTCGACGGTGCCGGGCAAGGCGTCATCATCCACCGCATCCTGCTGCCGCTGATCGCACCAGGCATGATCGCCGCCGGACTCTTCGCCTTCATCCGCGGCTGGAACGACTTCGTCTTCGCCCTGACGCTCTCGGGCGAAGCCACGAGGACCCTGCCGCCCGGCCTGGTGAACACCTACCTCAGCGAGTTCAGCAACCGCTGGCCGGAGCTGATGGCGGCATCCCTCGTCGCCTCGATCCCCGTGATCCTCATCTTCCTCGCCCTGCAGCGCTACTTCGTGGCCGGACTCAGTTCCGGCGCGATCAAGGGCTGA
- a CDS encoding carbohydrate ABC transporter permease: MVTAPPLPAPRRSASRSTPRPGSRGGLFPLLLIAPAATLLITVLIYPLVGALVDAFFESNLLYPEKTFVGFENIISAFQGQFWPLLATTLTFAIPATILPFLVGLVAALGLNQRMRGRAVLRSVLLFPWVLPGVVVSFLWLWIFDANYGVLNGVLRSAGIISENIGWLDSGPGAMTAVIVARTWASFPWMMVMLLAALQSFPGDTYEAARVDGANSWQRFRYITVPGLMPVASVVVLLEFIWNFQQFDLLYVLTGGGPAGSTTTFSLAVYETAFKGFDLGMAGALGVLWMVILLPVVLLYLRRMEADN, from the coding sequence GTGGTCACTGCACCGCCGCTCCCGGCTCCCCGCCGCTCGGCCTCGCGTTCGACGCCGCGGCCCGGTTCGCGGGGCGGGCTGTTCCCCCTGCTGCTCATCGCCCCCGCGGCGACGCTCCTCATCACGGTGCTGATCTACCCGCTCGTGGGGGCGCTCGTCGATGCGTTCTTCGAGAGCAACCTGCTCTACCCCGAGAAGACCTTCGTCGGATTCGAGAACATCATCAGCGCGTTCCAGGGGCAGTTCTGGCCGCTGCTGGCGACGACGCTCACCTTCGCGATTCCGGCCACGATCCTTCCGTTCCTCGTCGGGCTCGTCGCCGCGCTGGGGTTGAACCAGCGGATGCGGGGGCGTGCCGTCCTTCGATCCGTGCTGCTGTTCCCGTGGGTGCTCCCCGGGGTAGTGGTCTCGTTCCTCTGGCTGTGGATCTTCGACGCCAACTACGGCGTGCTCAACGGCGTCCTGCGGAGTGCCGGCATCATCAGCGAGAACATCGGCTGGCTCGATTCGGGCCCCGGAGCCATGACGGCCGTCATCGTCGCCCGGACCTGGGCCTCCTTTCCCTGGATGATGGTCATGCTGCTCGCCGCCCTGCAGTCCTTCCCCGGCGACACCTACGAAGCAGCCCGCGTCGACGGCGCCAACTCCTGGCAGCGATTCCGCTACATCACCGTGCCGGGACTCATGCCCGTGGCATCCGTCGTGGTGCTGCTCGAGTTCATCTGGAACTTCCAGCAGTTCGACCTGCTCTACGTCCTGACCGGCGGCGGTCCCGCCGGCTCGACGACCACGTTCTCATTGGCCGTGTACGAGACCGCGTTCAAGGGGTTCGACCTCGGCATGGCCGGAGCGCTCGGCGTCCTCTGGATGGTCATCCTCCTGCCCGTCGTCCTGCTCTACCTGCGCCGAATGGAGGCTGACAACTGA
- a CDS encoding GntR family transcriptional regulator codes for MIDTKATQIRQRLARAIIDGELLPDDRLVLDELAREMGVSKIPIREALSSLEGAGLVVTSAHSGPRVAPLPFHEIRGIYLLREQVESLAMRLAIEHVDEQMIDELREINGAMRRGLASPDVVELSDLNTKFHLTIARTSSFETIVESVGDLLTKVRRYRAVVNGMAANWPRAVEEHDGIIQALVDTLAGAGPDAAVESIRNHVHTQGMLEALEATERADA; via the coding sequence ATGATCGACACGAAGGCGACGCAGATTCGCCAGCGCCTCGCGCGCGCGATCATCGACGGCGAGCTCCTTCCCGACGACCGGCTCGTGCTCGACGAACTCGCGCGCGAGATGGGGGTCAGCAAGATCCCGATCCGCGAGGCGTTGTCCAGCCTCGAAGGTGCCGGCCTGGTGGTCACGTCAGCGCACTCCGGCCCCCGCGTCGCACCGTTGCCGTTCCACGAGATCCGGGGCATCTACCTCCTGCGCGAGCAGGTCGAGTCGCTCGCGATGCGACTGGCGATCGAGCACGTCGACGAGCAGATGATCGACGAGCTGCGCGAGATCAACGGCGCCATGCGTCGCGGACTCGCCTCACCCGACGTCGTCGAACTCTCGGACCTCAACACGAAGTTCCACCTCACCATCGCCCGCACGTCGTCGTTCGAGACGATCGTCGAGTCGGTCGGGGATCTGCTCACCAAGGTGCGACGCTATCGCGCCGTCGTGAACGGCATGGCAGCCAACTGGCCTCGCGCGGTCGAGGAGCACGACGGCATCATCCAGGCCCTCGTGGACACCCTTGCCGGCGCGGGTCCGGACGCCGCGGTCGAGAGCATCCGCAATCACGTCCACACCCAGGGCATGCTCGAGGCGCTGGAGGCGACGGAACGCGCGGATGCCTGA
- a CDS encoding sugar kinase translates to MPDLLCVGETMLLLAPSAGPLAASDAYSVSMAGAESNVAVHAAGLGITAGWTSRVGDDPFGARIVGELRERGVEVEAQVDATAPTGIMFKDPHPDGSRVLYYRRESAASKMDAGFVTRETLRDARIVHTSGVTPALSDSCARMVDDLFDLARECGALVSFDVNDRRPLWPLDRASVALERLADAADIGFVGRDEAERLWGTTTAEEIRERLPHVALLVVKDGAVGATAFCTGYAPVFVPAPVVDVVEPVGAGDAFAAGFLAGLLAGETDEACLAAGHRAAAHALSTPHDLPPLELQR, encoded by the coding sequence ATGCCTGACCTGCTCTGCGTCGGGGAGACGATGCTCCTCCTGGCACCGAGTGCAGGGCCGCTGGCAGCCTCCGACGCCTACTCGGTCTCGATGGCCGGCGCGGAATCCAATGTGGCGGTGCATGCCGCCGGGCTCGGAATCACGGCCGGGTGGACTTCCCGCGTGGGCGACGATCCCTTCGGCGCCCGAATCGTGGGCGAGCTGCGCGAGCGCGGAGTCGAGGTCGAGGCGCAGGTCGATGCGACCGCCCCGACCGGCATCATGTTCAAGGACCCGCATCCCGACGGCTCACGTGTGCTGTACTACCGCCGTGAGTCGGCCGCGTCGAAGATGGACGCGGGGTTCGTCACGCGCGAGACGCTGCGCGATGCCCGTATCGTCCACACGTCCGGCGTCACCCCCGCCCTCTCCGACAGCTGCGCGCGCATGGTCGACGACCTCTTCGACCTCGCTCGTGAATGCGGTGCTCTCGTGTCGTTCGACGTGAACGACCGTCGTCCGCTGTGGCCCCTCGACCGTGCATCCGTCGCGCTCGAGCGCCTCGCGGATGCCGCAGACATCGGGTTCGTCGGTCGAGACGAAGCCGAGCGCCTCTGGGGCACGACGACTGCCGAAGAGATCCGAGAACGTCTCCCCCACGTCGCTCTCCTCGTCGTCAAGGACGGCGCCGTGGGAGCGACGGCCTTCTGCACCGGATACGCGCCGGTGTTCGTCCCCGCCCCGGTCGTGGATGTCGTCGAGCCCGTCGGTGCCGGCGACGCCTTCGCGGCCGGGTTCCTCGCCGGCCTTCTCGCCGGCGAGACCGACGAGGCATGTCTCGCCGCGGGTCACCGCGCGGCCGCCCACGCGTTGTCCACACCTCACGACCTTCCACCCCTGGAGCTCCAGCGATGA